One stretch of Leptospira hartskeerlii DNA includes these proteins:
- a CDS encoding DUF2889 domain-containing protein: MALSQLKQKIRYKDCGFQRRYESRYYWFPEESPPSCLIEVSQRDPYHDMTLYMLVNLATMKIMDLDVEEDRVPYETCPHAIKTYSYLIGEDISYNKIMRKFPEDKTIGCLHINELLQNAAQSFSSAYAFFLKERNFPPEWDEYRMYQGDLDPKSRREIGRHWWMKDKGVRNSCYSFSDRHETPELKQQVKPLDSITSLMVKEFRSARGDR; encoded by the coding sequence ATGGCACTTTCCCAATTAAAACAAAAGATCAGATATAAAGACTGTGGTTTCCAGCGCAGATACGAGAGTAGATACTATTGGTTTCCGGAAGAAAGTCCACCAAGCTGCCTGATAGAAGTCAGCCAAAGAGATCCTTATCATGATATGACTTTGTACATGTTAGTGAACTTAGCCACGATGAAAATTATGGACTTGGATGTAGAGGAAGATCGAGTTCCTTACGAAACTTGTCCTCACGCGATCAAAACATATTCCTATCTTATCGGAGAAGATATTTCTTATAATAAAATTATGAGAAAATTCCCTGAGGATAAAACGATAGGATGTCTTCATATAAACGAACTTTTACAAAATGCAGCCCAAAGTTTTTCTTCTGCATACGCATTCTTCTTAAAGGAAAGAAATTTTCCACCTGAATGGGACGAGTATAGAATGTACCAAGGTGACTTAGATCCTAAATCCAGGAGAGAGATCGGAAGGCATTGGTGGATGAAAGACAAAGGTGTCCGAAACTCTTGTTATAGTTTCTCTGATAGACATGAAACTCCCGAATTGAAGCAGCAGGTGAAACCTCTTGACAGCATCACATCTTTGATGGTAAAAGAATTCCGCAGTGCCAGAGGAGATCGTTAA
- a CDS encoding SDR family oxidoreductase, translating to MASFFQDKVFLVTGASSGIGRALASELEKEGAFVGVIARRKEALKELKLSASHPDRIFVFQADVMSESELKKVVEEFRKKFKRVDGFIHNAGISMRGTAAETEVKIFRSIMDTNYFPLVLLYRLLESDLRQSEGHVIAISSIQGKFATQLRSGYAASKHAMQGFMDSIRLENAKTGIHVMTVCPGFVKTEISVKALEGDGTPHGIMDEGQKNGLEPELVAKKILKGIEKRKREIIPSKLKEKFGYFLSRVSPKTLDKILVKVRIS from the coding sequence ATGGCATCGTTTTTTCAGGATAAGGTTTTTTTAGTCACAGGAGCAAGCTCCGGGATAGGTAGGGCTTTGGCTTCAGAGTTGGAGAAGGAAGGTGCCTTTGTAGGAGTGATTGCAAGAAGGAAAGAGGCCCTCAAGGAGTTAAAGCTTTCCGCTTCTCATCCGGATAGAATTTTCGTTTTTCAAGCGGATGTAATGTCCGAATCGGAATTGAAAAAAGTAGTCGAAGAATTTAGAAAAAAATTCAAGAGAGTAGACGGCTTCATTCATAACGCAGGTATTTCTATGAGAGGGACTGCTGCGGAGACGGAAGTGAAAATTTTTAGGTCTATTATGGATACGAATTATTTTCCTTTAGTACTATTGTATCGTCTTCTGGAATCTGATCTTCGCCAAAGTGAAGGACATGTGATCGCGATCTCTTCTATACAAGGAAAGTTTGCAACGCAATTGAGATCCGGGTATGCAGCAAGCAAACATGCGATGCAAGGATTTATGGATAGTATCCGATTGGAAAATGCCAAAACAGGCATCCATGTTATGACTGTATGTCCAGGTTTTGTAAAGACTGAGATTTCGGTAAAAGCGTTAGAAGGGGACGGAACCCCTCACGGAATTATGGACGAAGGACAGAAGAACGGATTAGAACCTGAGTTGGTCGCTAAAAAGATCTTAAAAGGGATCGAGAAAAGAAAAAGAGAAATCATTCCTTCCAAATTGAAGGAAAAATTCGGTTATTTCTTAAGCAGGGTCTCACCTAAAACTTTGGATAAAATTCTAGTAAAGGTAAGGATTTCCTAG
- a CDS encoding formylglycine-generating enzyme family protein yields MSRTRAIIFISFCFLFLFSETGTSQEEKETSSSDTRKAILWTGEVLSVYRNKGKAKIKIGRNSYFSERSEEEIRGILSEKSNLPLFRKPKMEEIGSFQIENIEVEFGKVGKLTKPVSIELRGSFSVAEGKPAKLISVGLLIGAYGEETFYQDPSKFDATDIVRNHLVKTILHPKDGKEMVLVHTGYESNGRILYEHMGYFLYGQGSDPGDDSYNPKFGTPDRSSLEEISSFYIDKYEVTNKEYNKFLKETGTPPPPHWENGNFPRGKEYHPVTNLTYREAEAYSKWAGKKIPSEWQWEKAARGTGLIWRLLKDESYEFISQPQDYPFGNEFDSALCNTRESGSRGTISVFELPSKGQSPYGAIGMCGNVAEWTSSAYIPYPGHRPNSGRYGKHLKVIRGGSYSGTKEEAKAYARDFGGIPNLLNDRKAGLRLITEVKN; encoded by the coding sequence ATGTCCAGGACCAGAGCTATTATATTCATCTCATTCTGTTTTCTTTTTCTATTTTCGGAAACCGGAACAAGCCAAGAAGAAAAAGAAACCTCCTCGTCCGACACGAGAAAGGCAATACTTTGGACAGGTGAAGTTCTTTCCGTTTATAGAAACAAAGGAAAGGCAAAGATCAAAATAGGTAGGAACTCCTACTTTTCGGAACGCTCTGAAGAAGAGATCAGAGGTATACTGAGCGAAAAATCGAATTTACCTTTATTCAGAAAACCTAAAATGGAAGAAATAGGTTCCTTCCAAATAGAGAATATAGAAGTAGAATTTGGAAAAGTAGGAAAACTTACCAAACCTGTTTCCATAGAACTTAGAGGAAGTTTTTCCGTAGCGGAAGGTAAACCCGCCAAATTGATCAGTGTGGGACTTTTAATAGGAGCTTACGGAGAAGAAACATTCTACCAAGATCCTTCTAAATTTGATGCGACGGATATAGTACGAAATCATTTAGTTAAGACCATTCTCCACCCTAAAGACGGAAAAGAAATGGTGCTCGTTCATACAGGCTACGAATCCAACGGGAGGATCCTGTATGAGCATATGGGATATTTCCTGTACGGACAAGGTTCCGATCCTGGAGACGATAGCTATAATCCTAAATTCGGAACTCCGGACAGAAGCAGCCTCGAGGAAATTTCTTCCTTTTATATAGACAAATACGAAGTCACAAATAAAGAATATAATAAATTCTTAAAGGAAACAGGAACTCCTCCTCCACCCCATTGGGAAAATGGGAATTTTCCTAGGGGAAAAGAATATCATCCTGTTACCAACTTAACTTATAGAGAAGCGGAAGCTTATTCCAAATGGGCCGGAAAAAAGATCCCAAGCGAATGGCAGTGGGAGAAGGCAGCCAGAGGAACAGGACTTATCTGGAGATTATTGAAAGACGAGAGTTACGAATTTATCTCCCAACCACAAGACTATCCTTTCGGAAATGAATTCGATTCAGCACTTTGTAATACAAGAGAAAGTGGAAGCAGAGGAACTATCTCTGTGTTTGAACTTCCTTCCAAAGGTCAAAGCCCATATGGCGCGATCGGGATGTGCGGCAACGTGGCAGAATGGACTAGCTCCGCTTATATCCCCTATCCGGGACATAGACCGAACTCCGGAAGATATGGAAAACATCTGAAAGTGATCCGAGGCGGTTCATATTCAGGAACCAAAGAAGAAGCTAAAGCTTATGCAAGAGACTTCGGAGGCATCCCGAATCTATTGAATGATAGAAAAGCAGGTCTCAGGCTCATCACAGAAGTGAAAAACTAG